Genomic DNA from Candidatus Kryptobacter tengchongensis:
CTTGATCAATCTTCATATCAAAATTTCCTTATAAATTAAATTTGCTATCACCCTTGGCTCCGCAACGGCTATATCATCCGGGACATTCTGTCCTGTTGTGATATATGAAAGCGGAAGCTTTGTTCTATAAACCATGTTAAGAATGTAACCCAAGCAAACAGCCTCATCAACCTTTGAAAATATCAGTCTGTTTGGAACCAAGATTTTAAACTTACTATAGACATCAAGCATATTTTTATAACTTGATGTTGCACTTAAAACTAAATGAACCTCATCTGGGTCGGCACTTCTTATAAACTTCGCAAGTTCAGAGATATGTTCAGATTGTCTTTGATTTCTACCAACCGTATCAATTAGAATTATATCCTTGTCTTGATGTTTCCTCACAAGGCGAGTCATATCATCTGGCGTATAGGCGACATCCATTGGGATATTTGCAATATTTGCAAAGGTTTGAAGTTGTTCAATAGCTGCTATCCTGTAAGTATCCGCTGAAATTAGCGCAACTTTGGCATTTTCAAATAACTTATAAATTGCTGCTAATTTTGCGACGGTTGTTGTTTTGCCAACCCCAGTTGGTCCAATAAAAGCAAGAACAAAGGTTTTTCTCCGCACCGGCTTAACAGGTTTTGAGAACTTTACAAGCTCTGAAATCACATTTATTATTTCATTTTCAACGATGTTTTCCTTCCTCAGTTCATCCCCGCTTAACTTCATAAGCACAGCACGAATAATTTTATTTGCAAGCTCTTCTTCAACCTCCCTCTCCAGAAGATTAATAAATGCCTTTTTCAAAATAGATGGATATTGAATTGAATTTTTATATTTCAAATGTTCCGTTATCTGATTCAGTGCCTGCTTTACCTCCTCAAGCTCGCTTTTAATCTCGCTGTAATCATACCTTTCAAATGTTTCAACTCTTTCACCTTCATTTAAATTTTTTCTCTTTGCTTCAATCTCACTGGTCATCCTTTTTAAAAGATCCACCGTTTTTACCGAAACTTCTTGTGGTTCGTTCTTCGGCTCAGGGATTTTTTCATCCTCTATTGCCCCTACAATTTCTATTAGATCTGGCTTTAAAAAACTAAAAAGCCCTGATTGCTTAATTCTTCTCGTCCCTAAAACTATAGCATTATCCCCGAGCTCTCTTTTCATCATCTCTGTCGCCTCTCTCAATGTCGGTGCAATAAACTTTTTAATTTTCATCTGGATTCCTGCCAAATTTTTTAACTTTTCAACTTACTTTATTTCAAAGCTCGTGCCACTCTTCACAATCTATTTATTTTTAAACTTTGCAAAGCCCTGAAACATCAAACATTTAAAAACTGGCTAATATTGGACAAATGGTGCGGATTATTAAGCAAACGATTAAATTGCTTCTGTAATCTCTATCACAGGGTTAAAACTTGACTTTTGTTGTTTAAGTTTTTATATTGAAATTGGCGTTAAATTTATGGGTAAAAACAAATTTTGTTCTTAACAATCATGGAAAAATTAAGCACTAATGGACAAACTTTTTTTCAAAATGAAGAAGAGACAATTAACTTATATGAAGTCATACAAGTTCTTTACAGAGGCAAGTGGCTCATAATTCTTGTGTTCATCCTTGTTGTTTTAGCAACCGCAATTTTCACATTTATGCAAGACCCAATATATGAATCAACCGCCGTCGTTTTAATAGAAAAGGGAAAGAAAGGGCTTGGGTTAACAGAGGCATTTGATATAACAGGATTATCTGAACAAAGGAATATAAAAAATGAAATAGAGATACTTAAAAGTCGCTCACTTGCTGAAGCGGTCGCCAAAAAATTAATAGAAAGAGTTTATGTTAACCCACAGACTAAAAAAGATACAATTCTCGTCATACTTCCATCCAAGAAAGAATTAAGAGAGGGGATAAAACCATTTGCAAAAATTGAAACAATACTTGAGAGATTTAATAAAGATGTTAAAATTGAATCCCCACGCGATGCCGATATAATCAAAATTACAGTAAGGAGCAAAAATCCAGAAGAAGCAGCTTTAATTGCCAATACATTTGCTGACGCCTACTATGAAAGAAATCTTATGATGAGCAGGAATGAATCAAGGAGTGTGAGAAAGTTTTTGGAAGAACAACTTGCTGATAAAAAGAAAATTCTTGACCAAGCGGAAACCCAACTTGAAACATACATGAAATCAGCCGGGGTTGTTGCTCTTGATGAGGAATCAAAAAAATTAATTGAGCAACTTTCTGATCTTGAATCAAAGCGTGGTGAGGCTATTGTTGAAATATCTTCGGCACAAAAAAAGTTAAATGCATATCTTGAACAGATAAAACAGATTGAACCAGAATTTGTAAAAGTCGCAACAGAAGCACTTGACCCCTACATTAAATATCTTCAGGAAGAGATAGCAAAACTTGAGGTAACAAGAGATCAAATAGTTGCACAAAATCCAAAAGTTGGAAGCAAGGAGGTTCTTGATAAAAGCCTACGTGAGATAGATGAACAGCTTGCCTCATTAAGGAAAAAACTGCAGGAAAAAATATCAGAATTCCTGAAAACCGGGTTTGCAAGCTCTGGGACCCCCGGAACCCAAACTTATGATCCAACTGGATTTGTAAAGGAGTTAAAACAAAAAATTCTTCTTACAGAAATTGAATTAACAGCTTATGAGGCAAAGAAAAAGGAACTTGAAAGATTAATCAATCAACTTAATCAAAAATTTGAGACAATCCCATCAAAGCTAATTGATTATGCAAGGCTTGAACGCGCAAGAATGAGCAGTGAAAAACTTTATCTTTTGATTGAGGAAAAATATCAAGAAGCAATGATCGCAGAACAATCGCAATTTGGATATGTTCAAATTATTGACTACGCAACACCAGGGATAAAACCTGTAAGCCCGAAAGTTCACTTGAATTTGATATTAAGCGTCCTTATTGGACTCGGCTTGGGTGTAATGATTGTATTTGTAAAGGAATACTTTGATAGAACGATAAAAACTCCCGAACAGATTGAAAAGAAAGGTTTTACCGTGTTATCAGCCATACCTGTTATTGAGATTGAAGCCAAAGTTGACGGCAAACAATTGAAAAAAGATGAAGGTAGAAATATAGCTGCACATCTTATAACACACCTTAGCCCGAAATCACCCGTCGCCGAAGCATACAGAGTCTTAAGAACTGGAATTCAATTTGCAAAACTTGACCGTAAAATTAAATCAATTGTTGTTGCAAGTGGTGCACCTAAGGAAGGTAAATCAACAACATCTTCAAATCTTGCGATTACGATGGCAAAAGCAGATTTAAAAACTGTTCTTCTTGATACAGACCTCAGACGCCCGGTTTTGCATAGAGTTTTCGGCGTAAAAAGAGAACCAGGGCTTACAGATTACCTGTTTGGTAGAGCTGAAATTGATGAGATTTTTAAACAAACTGAAGTTGAAAACCTTTATCTTGTCCCCTGCGGCATCGTTCCTCCAAATCCATCTGAACTCCTTGGCTCTGAAAAGATGAAAGAATTTATTGAGTATTTAAAGTCAAATTATGACATGGTTATTTTTGATACACCACCGCTTGTAGCTGTAACAGATGCATTAATACTTGCAAATCAAGTTGATGGTGTCCTGCTTGTGGCTTCAGCTGGCAAAACAGAAATTGATGTCATTGACAAAGCACGGGAGATGATTCATCGCGTTGGGGGAAATATAATCGGCGTTCTATTAAATAACTTTGACGCAAGCGCAACATACGGAACTTATTACAGATACTATCGCTATTACAGATATTACGATTATTACGGGGCAGATAGAGATAAGGGTGAAGGCAAAAGCTGAAAAAGGGTAAGCATATAATCTCGTTTTAATCAGAGAAATTTTTTCTCTATACGGCGGGTAATTTTTTCAAAAAATACCCGAAAAGAGAAATTTTTTTCATCTTTAAAAATAAACTAACTGGAGGTGATTTAAAAAGTGGATTTAAATTGGTATGTCCTTCAAACCAAGCCGAAGCAGGAAAATCTTGTTGAATCATATTTAAATCTTGCAAACATTGAGGTTTTTAATCCCAAAATCCAAGAAATTCGTTATATTGGAGAGAAAAGAAAAAAAATCACGGTTTTGCTTTTCCCGTGCTATGTATTTGCAAAGTTGAATCCAAGCCTGTTTGATCTTGTAATATATACACGGGGGGTAAGGAAAATTTTAGGTGTTAATGGAAGACCCAAGCCCATTAAGGAATCAATCATTGAAACAATAAAAGAAAGAATAAGAGAAAATAGCTATATTTATGTCCCTGAAAATTATGAAGAGTTTCAACTTTGTCAGGGGGATTACGTAGTTGTGGTTGATGGTCCTTTAAAAGGTTTCGCTGGAATTGTTGAGAGAATAAACGGATCAAAAGCAATTGTGATGTTA
This window encodes:
- a CDS encoding flagellar biosynthesis protein FlhF, with protein sequence MKIKKFIAPTLREATEMMKRELGDNAIVLGTRRIKQSGLFSFLKPDLIEIVGAIEDEKIPEPKNEPQEVSVKTVDLLKRMTSEIEAKRKNLNEGERVETFERYDYSEIKSELEEVKQALNQITEHLKYKNSIQYPSILKKAFINLLEREVEEELANKIIRAVLMKLSGDELRKENIVENEIINVISELVKFSKPVKPVRRKTFVLAFIGPTGVGKTTTVAKLAAIYKLFENAKVALISADTYRIAAIEQLQTFANIANIPMDVAYTPDDMTRLVRKHQDKDIILIDTVGRNQRQSEHISELAKFIRSADPDEVHLVLSATSSYKNMLDVYSKFKILVPNRLIFSKVDEAVCLGYILNMVYRTKLPLSYITTGQNVPDDIAVAEPRVIANLIYKEILI
- a CDS encoding transcriptional antiterminator RfaH — translated: MDLNWYVLQTKPKQENLVESYLNLANIEVFNPKIQEIRYIGEKRKKITVLLFPCYVFAKLNPSLFDLVIYTRGVRKILGVNGRPKPIKESIIETIKERIRENSYIYVPENYEEFQLCQGDYVVVVDGPLKGFAGIVERINGSKAIVMLISMDYQVKADIPKFLLRKVDPEILE
- a CDS encoding capsular exopolysaccharide family, with amino-acid sequence MEKLSTNGQTFFQNEEETINLYEVIQVLYRGKWLIILVFILVVLATAIFTFMQDPIYESTAVVLIEKGKKGLGLTEAFDITGLSEQRNIKNEIEILKSRSLAEAVAKKLIERVYVNPQTKKDTILVILPSKKELREGIKPFAKIETILERFNKDVKIESPRDADIIKITVRSKNPEEAALIANTFADAYYERNLMMSRNESRSVRKFLEEQLADKKKILDQAETQLETYMKSAGVVALDEESKKLIEQLSDLESKRGEAIVEISSAQKKLNAYLEQIKQIEPEFVKVATEALDPYIKYLQEEIAKLEVTRDQIVAQNPKVGSKEVLDKSLREIDEQLASLRKKLQEKISEFLKTGFASSGTPGTQTYDPTGFVKELKQKILLTEIELTAYEAKKKELERLINQLNQKFETIPSKLIDYARLERARMSSEKLYLLIEEKYQEAMIAEQSQFGYVQIIDYATPGIKPVSPKVHLNLILSVLIGLGLGVMIVFVKEYFDRTIKTPEQIEKKGFTVLSAIPVIEIEAKVDGKQLKKDEGRNIAAHLITHLSPKSPVAEAYRVLRTGIQFAKLDRKIKSIVVASGAPKEGKSTTSSNLAITMAKADLKTVLLDTDLRRPVLHRVFGVKREPGLTDYLFGRAEIDEIFKQTEVENLYLVPCGIVPPNPSELLGSEKMKEFIEYLKSNYDMVIFDTPPLVAVTDALILANQVDGVLLVASAGKTEIDVIDKAREMIHRVGGNIIGVLLNNFDASATYGTYYRYYRYYRYYDYYGADRDKGEGKS